From a single Myotis daubentonii chromosome 5, mMyoDau2.1, whole genome shotgun sequence genomic region:
- the GABRP gene encoding gamma-aminobutyric acid receptor subunit pi gives MRQSLHLAWLCLSLLAGRMRVQGSRLPREVSRSDKLSLPGFENLTVGYNKFLRPNFGGEPVQIALTLDIASIYSISESNMDYTATIYLRQRWTDQRLVFEGNKSVTLDARLVEFLWVPDTYIVESKKSFLHEVTVGNRLIRLFSNGTVLYALRITTTVACNMDLSKYPMDTQTCQLQLESWGYDGSDVEFRWLRGNDSVRGLENLRLAQYTIQRYFTLVTRSQQETGNYTRLVLQFELRRNVLYFILETYVPSTFLVVLSWVSFWISLDSVPARTCIGVTTVLSMTTLMIGSRTSLPNTNCFIKAIDVYLGICFSFVFGALLEYAVAHYSSLQQMAAKDRGMPKEVEEVNITNIINSSISSFKRKISFATIEISGDNVDYSNLTMKTSDKFKFVFRDKMGRIVDYFTIQNPSNVDRYSKLLFPLIFMLANVFYWAYYMYF, from the exons ATGAGACAGAGTCTCCACCTGGCCTGGCTGTGCCTGAGCCTCTTGGCCGGAAG GATGCGTGTCCAGGGGAGCCGGCTCCCCAGGGAGGTCAGCAGAAGCGACAAGCTCTCCCTGCCCGGCTTTGAGAACCTCACTGTCGGATATAACAAGTTTCTCAGGCCCAATTTTGGCG GAGAACCCGTTCAGATAGCCCTGACTCTGGACATCGCTAGTATTTACAGTATTTCAGAGAGTAACATG GACTACACGGCCACCATCTACCTCAGACAGCGCTGGACGGACCAGCGGCTGGTGTTCGAAGGCAACAAGAGTGTCACCCTGGACGCGCGCCTCGTGGAGTTCCTCTGGGTGCCGGACACGTACATTGTGGAGTCCAAGAAGTCCTTCCTCCATGAGGTCACCGTGGGAAACAGGCTCATCCGCCTCTTCTCCAACGGCACTGTCCTGTACGCCCTCAG AATCACGACGACTGTGGCGTGTAACATGGACCTGTCTAAATACCCCATGGACACACAGACATGCCAGTTGCAACTGGAAAGCT GGGGCTACGACGGCAGCGACGTGGAGTTCCGCTGGCTGCGCGGCAACGACTCTGTGCGGGGCCTGGAGAACCTGCGGCTGGCGCAGTACACCATCCAGCGGTACTTCACCCTCGTCACCAGGTCGCAGCAGGAGACAG GAAATTATACGCGGCTGGTCTTGCAATTTGAGCTCCGGAGGAATGTCCTGTACTTCATCTTGGAAACCTACGTTCCTTCCACTTTCCTCGTGGTGTTGTCCTGGGTTTCGTTTTGGATCTCCCTCGATTCCGTGCCTGCAAGAACCTGCATCG GAGTGACCACCGTATTGTCAATGACCACACTGATGATCGGGTCCCGCACCTCCCTTCCCAACACCAACTGCTTCATCAAGGCCATCGACGTGTACCTGGGGATCTGCTTTAGCTTCGTGTTTGGGGCCCTCCTGGAATACGCAGTTGCCCACTACAGCTCCTTACAGCAGATGGCGGCCAAAGATAGG GGGATGCCGAAGGAGGTGGAAGAAGTCAATATTACTAACATCATCAACAGCTCCATCTCCAGCTTTAAACGGAAGATCAGCTTTGCCACCATTGAAATTTCCGGTGATAACGTCGACTACAGCAACTTGACTATGAAAACCAGTGACAAGTTCAAGTTTGTCTTCCGAGATAAGATGGGAAGGATTGTTGATTATTTCACAATTCAAAACCCCAGTAATGTGGATCGATATTCCAAACTActgtttcctttgatttttatgcTGGCCAATGTATTTTACTGGgcatattatatgtatttttaa